One stretch of Eupeodes corollae chromosome 2, idEupCoro1.1, whole genome shotgun sequence DNA includes these proteins:
- the LOC129945064 gene encoding uncharacterized protein LOC129945064, whose amino-acid sequence MAKKTEKLCIDDALAETQFGKFNYFIIFISGMIMINVVLECIGIGFVLPVINCDMNLSYQKKGILGAVSFLGMISSSHLWGFLADTTGRRNVMRPTLFIGYFVTLISSFSPNFWTLVILRYINGFMICGGSATVFAYLGEFHSNQHRHRAIMSAAFLSAATAIFLPLIAWAIINQHWSFEIPILELTYKPWRLYIVLLGSIGLICGLSLFYIPESPKYLLSIGKEEAAIKVLRKMYSVNTGNSRDSFEITSIKPDNDEVQRFKVKNDKSVSAVVKSMWQQTVPLFMREHCRKTILACLIQFWLYYSAHGVYIWFPFFVNKVMQFTKANPDARLDICGIVYHMQETIANATNLAVENKTCVAVLEPSTYKHTLAFEFIYLALFLGSGFSTGKFGRTPNLFIVLFVCGTCGVLSAVVTVPIVAVYFQIILLVCGIATPIVNIIAVDIFPTNLRAMAVCISLMLGRIGSVTGTNVVGILIEDYCKTSLLTASIPLIVCAFLSLLLPNGEEPKKKKNMISNIYSYIIMAKKTERVFIDDALAKTKFGKFNYLLILLSGMIMINVVLECVGVSFVLPVINCDMDLSYQKKGILGAVSFLGMISSSHLWGFLADTTGRRNVIRPTLIAGYFVSVISSFSPNFWTLIILRYINGFLICGGSATIFAYLGEFHCNKLRNRAILSAAFISAVTAIFFPLSAWAIINQHWSYEIPILELTYKPWRLYICVIGTLGLICGLTLFFIPESPKYLLSIGKEEAAIKVLRKMYSINTGNTRANFEITSIKPDNDEIQKLTVNNGKSASAIAKSMWNQTVPLFMPEHCRKTLLACFIQFWLFYTAHGYYMWFPFILNKVMQYTNLNPDDRLEICDIVNAMKEPITNATDMFFETKTSCNAVMESSTYKHTLALELVYLSLFLTTGYSTGKIGRSPNLFIVLFVCGTCGVLGTIVTVPIVAIYLQIVLLVCGIATSIVNIITVDIFPTNLRAMAVCISLMLGRIGSVTGTNFVGILIENHCKTSMFSASIPLLVCAFLSLLLPNGEERKKNKKFTDLAA is encoded by the exons ATGgcgaaaaaaactgaaaaattatgTATTGACGATGCTCTTGCTGAAACAC aaTTCGGCAAATTTAATTACTTCATCATTTTTATATCGGGAATGATTATGATTAACGTGGTCCTAGAATGTATAGGAATTGGTTTCGTTTTACCTGTGATCAACTGTGATATGAATTTATCTTATCAAAAAAAGGGAATACTTGGGGCAGTTAGTTTTTTGGGAATGATTTCCAGCTCACATCTGTGGGGATTTTTGGCTGATACAACTGGACGCAGAAATGTTATGAGGCCCACGCTATTTATTGGTTATTTTGTAACTttgatttcaagtttttcacCAAACTTTTGGACTCTTGTTATTTTGCGGTACATCAATGGATTTAT gaTATGTGGTGGTTCTGCAACAGTTTTTGCCTACCTTGGGGAATTTCACAGCAACCAGCACAGGCACCGCGCTATTATGTCAGCAGCTTTTCTATCAGCAGCCACAGCAATTTTTCTTCCACTAATAGCTTGGGCTATTATAAACCAACATTGGTCATTTGAAATTCCAATTTTAGAGTTGACATATAAACCCTGGAGGCTGTATATTGTTTTACTTGGATCAATTGGTCTGATATGTGGATTAAGTCTGTTCTATATTCCTGAGAGTCCTAAATATCTCCTTTCGATTGGTAAAGAAGAAGCTGCCATTAAAGTATTACGAAAAATGTATTCAGTCAATACTGGCAATAGCCGTGACAGTTTTGAA ATTACATCAATTAAACCCGATAATGATGAAGTTCAAAGATTCAAAGTGAAGAATGACAAAAGTGTATCGGCGGTCGTAAAATCCATGTGGCAGCAGACGGTTCCCCTATTTATGCGAGAACACTGCAGGAAAACAATTCTAGcttgtttaattcaattttggcTTTATTATTCAGCTCATGGAGTATACATATGGTTTCCATTCTTTGTCAATAAAGTTATGCAATTCACTAAAGCCAACCCGGATGCAAGGCTTGACATTTGTGGAATTGTGTATCATATGCAAGAAACCATTGCTAATGCAACAAATTTGGCTGttgaaaat aaaacttgtGTTGCAGTCTTAGAGCCATCAACTTATAAACATACCTTAGCCTTTGAGTTTAtatatttggctttatttttggGTTCAGGTTTCTCTACAGGAAAATTTGGTCGAACACCAAATCTGT TTATTGTTTTATTCGTTTGTGGCACATGTGGAGTCTTAAGCGCAGTTGTTACAGTACCAATAGTAGCTgtgtattttcaaattattttgcttGTATGCGGAATTGCTACACCAATCGTCAATATAATTGCTGTGGACATATTTCCCACTAATCTAAG AGCAATGGCTGTGTGTATTTCTCTTATGCTCGGAAGAATTGGAAGTGTCACTGGAACCAATGTTGTGGGCATATTAATTGAAGATTATTGTAAGACTTCATTACTTACAGCCAGTATTCCGCTCATAGTGTGTGCATTCTTATCATTACTTCTACCTAACGGCGAAGAaccgaagaaaaagaaaaaca tgATTTCCAATata TACTCGTACATAATCATGGCCAAGAAAACTGAGAGGGTATTTATTGACGATGCTCTGGCTAAAACAA AATTCGGAAAATTTAATTACTTGCTTATTCTTTTATCGGGAATGATTATGATAAATGTGGTCCTGGAATGTGTGGgagttagttttgttttaccTGTGATCAATTGTGATATGGATTTATCTTATCAAAAGAAAGGAATTCTTGGAGCTGTAAGTTTTCTGGGAATGATTTCTAGCTCACATCTGTGGGGATTTTTGGCTGATACAACTGGACGAAGGAATGTCATAAGACCGACACTGATTGCTGGATATTTTGTGAGTGTGATCTCGAGTTTCTCTCCAAACTTTTGGACTCTTATTATTTTGCGTTACATCAATggattttt gaTTTGTGGTGGTTCTGCAACAATTTTTGCCTATCTTGGAGAATTTCACTGCAACAAACTGAGGAACCGTGCAATTCTGTCAGCGGCATTTATTTCAGCAGTCACAGCTATTTTCTTTCCACTATCAGCTTGGGCTATTATTAATCAACATTGGTCCTATGAAATTCCAATCTTAGAATTGACATACAAACCATGGAGGTTGTATATCTGTGTAATTGGAACACTCGGCTTGATATGTGGACTCACTCTTTTCTTCATTCCCGAAAGCCCGAAGTATCTTTTGTCAATTGGTAAGGAAGAAGCTGCCATTAAagtgttaagaaaaatgtattcaatcaATACTGGTAATACTCGTGCTAATTTTGAA ATAACTTCAATTAAACCTGACaatgatgaaattcaaaaattaacagtAAATAATGGAAAAAGTGCTTCGGCAATTGCTAAGTCGATGTGGAATCAGACAGTTCCATTGTTTATGCCAGAACACTGCCGAAAAACCCTTCTGGCGTGTTTTATCCAATTTTGGCTTTTCTACACAGCTCATGGATATTACATGTGGTTTCCCTTCATTCTCAATAAAGTTATGCAATATACTAATTTGAATCCAGATGATAGGCTTGAAATTTGCGATATTGTAAATGCTATGAAAGAACCCATTACTAATGCAACAGATATGTTTTTTGAAacg aaaaccAGTTGTAATGCGGTTATGGAGTCATCAACTTATAAACATACCTTAGCTCTTGAGTTAGTATATTTGAGCTTATTTTTGACTACAGGTTATTCAACTGGAAAAATTGGAAGATCTCCGAAtcttt ttattgttttatttgtttgtgggACATGTGGAGTCTTGGGTACAATTGTAACAGTCCCGATAGTGGCTATTTACCTTCAAATTGTTCTTCTTGTTTGTGGAATAGCAACATCGATTGTTAATATAATAACTGTGGATATATTTCCAACTAATCTCAG AGCAATGGCTGTATGTATTTCTCTTATGCTGGGGAGAATAGGAAGTGTTactggaacaaattttgttggtatattaattgaaaaccatTGTAAAACATCCATGTTTTCTGCCAGTATTCCCTTATTAGTGTGTGCTTTCTTATCTTTACTTCTTCCAAATGGCGAAGaacgaaaaaagaacaaaaaatttactgacTTAGCTGCTTAA